The genomic interval tgacaaatagGACATAATAACAACCTAGTTACTGAAGGATAGGGATTTTTTTGTccttatttgtttacatgtttatttattattttttcaatacacTTTCTAAGCTACAAATTATCAAGTTTGTTTAAATTATGATCAGtagttaaacaaaaataaacctaagtaACCTAAGACACTACACACTCACTCAGGCCATGCCAAACTGGTTCCCCTAAGAAATCCCTGGGAAGCTACAAGGGGTGTCTCACCAATTCCACAGAGAGCTGAGTCAGATTCTGAAATACTGCCTCAAATAGTACTCACACAAATTAGATAAAGTGACCTATGAAGTCATTGTAACCATCCCCATTTCAGGAAATCTTGGCCCCAAAGAAATAATAACCAGTCTCTTGCCCAAGCCAACTTTTACTATATACAGGATGGACCTTCCACTCAATCCCAAGAAGAGTATCTCATCAAAGGTTTTAATGTATACAGAAAATGTAGTAAAATTCAATTTTCCAAAAATTTAGTAAGTTACTCTTACCCATCATCTTTTACcctagctaaaaaaaaaaaaaacaactcgtTTTCCTCACTGCAGCACCATCATTCAGATAGTTATACCTAATCTATATTAAAGgaattacaatatataaaaaagaccTATGTCGAGATCTTTTAAATACTATTATCATTACCTACTCTCATGCCTATCTACCACAATATGTGATGTTTAAATATACACCGTGTgtcttactttgtttttaagaacaGACATGTTCATTCAAAGGCaatggagaaaatacattcatattaaaaacatcctatcttggggcgcctgggtggcgcagtcggttaagcgtccgacttcagccaggtcacgatctcgcggtccatgagttcgagccctgcgtcaggctctgggctgatggctcggagcctggagcctgtttccgattctgtgtctccctctctctctgcccctcccccgttcatgctctgtctctctctgtcccaaaaataaataaaaaatgttgaaaaaaaaaattaaaaaaaaaaaaaaaaacatcctatCTTCTTCAAAAGTCTCTACAGTTGCAACAAaccatttttctgtcttcctttcctttcctttctttcatggggcactgggtggatgggaggaggtgggggtggaggtctTACACACTGCCATGACCGCTTCACTGCTCTAACACAATtcgaaaaaatgaaaacaatggcaggcatacattttcatttaacatgACAAAGTtgaggtaattattttttttcttataatttactactGTCAATATGGACTCAAAACTTACTtccaattctttaattttttcttctgctattttctgtttctctaacaGTTGATTGTGAATTACCTCCTTGGACTGAAGAATAAACCTACGAAACAAAAAAGTTGACAATTAAGCCACATGACCACTATAATCAAAATCAACAGCTACATACCACAAATATTAAacgaagaaaatgaaaaggatgaTCTCCTAATTCAAGGACCAATAAAATACACTGCTATGTTCATGTGACATACTTGGGAAACCACCACAGGTTTAAGCTTTCTTGGCTGAGAAAGactaaagtttaaaagaaaattctgctTTCTTGTCTAAGAAGGGAATTAGGCTTTAAGCAAGATtcataaacaaattcaaaaaattaaaagggataaAAATCTATCACAGGCtaagagaaaagttaaataataaaaatcccccataattttattttttcaattgtcTGTATCAACTTTTCTCTAGATATTTAGTATTTGTATATTGGAGCTCCCCTTCcaatcttttttaacttttttgtaacAGCAGTAACTCATGACCTTTTAAAGTCACAATCAAGTACTGTGTTAGGATCAATGCATTAGTGTTTATATGAGTTCCTCAAACAAAAAGCACTGTATGAAGCCtagtatcttttattattatttccagaGTGTATAATACCTCTGAAAACAGCTCAAAAGGCACAAGTGGAAAATTTcaactttttccattttacaatCAAGCACATTATTTATAACTAATGAGAATGGAAATATggggaagctttaaaaattagcatTGAATCTGTTTTGTACACTTATGTTCATAATTCTTGCTGtagggaaaggaagaataaactaTTTTGTAGActcaaaaaagtgaaatgaattatttcctttcaaCTCAAACCAAGGGTCCAACTAGGCTGTAACAGATTTCAATGAAAGATCACATTTAATTAAGCAGATGGTTTCTTCTCTTTGCATGAAACTTAGAGTTTAACAACAAAGaacatcatttctttttgttgtttttattaaagtataattgacaagcAATATTCTATTAATCTCATGTGTACAACACAgttattcaatatttgtatatactacaaactgattaccacaataaatctagttacctCTCAttgtattccccatgctgtacattatacaACCAAgacttagttattttatatttgtacctCTCAATTccctattttatatttgtacctatattttatatttgtacctctcaatccccttcaccaattttTTCCCCCCCCGGCGCTtttttcaccccccccccccccccgcccagattctctgcatctatgagtttgggttttgtttctttgttctgtttttcagacTCCACTCATAGTGAAATTAtttggtatttgtccttctctatctgacttatttcacttagcataataccctctaggtgcacccatgttgtcataaatgccAATATTTCATTCGTTTtcatggctgagtactattcttgtgtgtgtgtgtgtgtgtgtgtgtgtgtgtgtgtgtgtgtgtgttttaatatgtctgttgaccatctggatgtcttctttggaaaaatgtctattcaggtgttctgcccattttttaagtggattgtttggtttttttgttgttgttattgagttaacaggagttctttatatattttggatataaacccCTTATCAAACAGATGATTTGCAAAtttctcctcccattcagtaaaTTACTTTTTCATTATGTTGGATTCCTTTGTTGTACAGAacctttttagtttaatgtaaccccaaccatttatttttgc from Panthera uncia isolate 11264 chromosome A1 unlocalized genomic scaffold, Puncia_PCG_1.0 HiC_scaffold_17, whole genome shotgun sequence carries:
- the PFDN1 gene encoding prefoldin subunit 1 isoform X1, which translates into the protein MAAPVDLELKKAFTELQAKVIDTQQKVKLADIQIEQLNRTKKHAHLTDTEIMTLIDETNMYEGVGRMFILQSKEVIHNQLLEKQKIAEEKIKELEVSFESILTVVNYKKKNNYLNFVMLNENVCLPLFSFFRIVLEQ